One genomic segment of Dissulfurirhabdus thermomarina includes these proteins:
- the fabZ gene encoding 3-hydroxyacyl-ACP dehydratase FabZ, with amino-acid sequence MWKRTKGPEEPAITLEPHEVLEILPHRYPFLLVDRVTEVIPGESIRAVKNVTANEPFFQGHFPGNPIMPGVLILEALAQAGIIFAKKSDPEGLRDKLFVFAGMDEVRFRKPVFPGDQLVLEATLLKRKKLLWKMAAKASVDGKVAAEAVLMAAVQA; translated from the coding sequence ATGTGGAAACGAACGAAGGGCCCGGAGGAACCGGCCATCACCCTCGAGCCCCACGAGGTCCTCGAGATCCTGCCCCACCGGTACCCGTTCCTGCTCGTCGACCGCGTGACCGAGGTCATCCCGGGGGAATCCATCCGGGCCGTCAAGAACGTCACCGCCAACGAGCCCTTCTTCCAGGGACACTTCCCCGGCAACCCCATCATGCCCGGGGTCCTGATCCTGGAGGCCCTCGCCCAGGCCGGCATCATCTTCGCCAAGAAGAGCGACCCCGAGGGGCTCCGCGACAAGCTCTTCGTCTTCGCCGGGATGGACGAGGTGCGGTTCCGGAAGCCGGTCTTTCCCGGCGACCAGCTCGTCCTCGAGGCGACGCTCCTCAAGCGCAAGAAGCTCCTCTGGAAGATGGCAGCCAAGGCCTCGGTGGACGGCAAGGTCG
- a CDS encoding ABC transporter ATP-binding protein, protein MSTAPSPTPGGPAGAAAALAVSGLAKSFVADGHELEVLRGLSFTIHPGEAVGVVGASGVGKTTLLHILGTLEQPTAGEVRHFGEDVFAWDDTRLSRFRNRRIGFVFQFHHLLPEFTAVENVMMPGLIAGLPRAEIRRRAEAVLAAMGLAGRMDHRVGRLSGGEQQRVALARAVVLEPPLLLADEPTGNLDERTGRQVEDLLFALNRDRGVTLVVVTHNLSFARRMDRCLGLTEGRAVELAPGELAAFGVGRAEGA, encoded by the coding sequence GTGAGCACCGCCCCCTCCCCCACCCCCGGAGGGCCCGCGGGCGCGGCGGCCGCCCTCGCGGTGAGCGGCCTGGCCAAGTCCTTCGTGGCCGACGGCCACGAGCTGGAGGTGCTCCGCGGCCTCTCCTTCACGATCCATCCCGGCGAGGCCGTGGGCGTGGTGGGCGCCTCCGGCGTGGGCAAGACCACCCTCCTCCACATCCTCGGCACCCTGGAGCAACCCACCGCCGGCGAGGTCCGGCACTTCGGCGAGGACGTCTTCGCCTGGGACGACACCCGCCTCTCCCGGTTCCGCAACCGCCGGATCGGCTTCGTCTTCCAGTTCCACCACCTGCTGCCGGAGTTCACGGCCGTGGAAAACGTCATGATGCCCGGGCTCATCGCGGGTCTGCCCCGCGCCGAGATCCGGCGCCGGGCCGAGGCGGTCCTCGCCGCCATGGGCCTCGCCGGCCGCATGGACCACCGGGTGGGCCGCCTCTCCGGCGGCGAGCAGCAGCGGGTGGCCCTGGCCCGGGCCGTGGTCCTCGAGCCGCCGCTGCTGCTCGCCGACGAGCCCACGGGCAACCTCGACGAGCGCACGGGGCGCCAGGTGGAAGACCTCCTCTTCGCCTTGAACCGCGACCGCGGCGTCACCCTGGTGGTGGTGACCCACAACCTCTCCTTCGCCCGGCGCATGGACCGGTGCCTCGGCCTCACGGAAGGCCGCGCCGTGGAACTGGCGCCGGGGGAGCTCGCCGCCTTCGGCGTGGGCCGGGCGGAAGGCGCCTGA
- the yedF gene encoding sulfurtransferase-like selenium metabolism protein YedF, translated as MARELDCRGLTCPGPVMQVREILEKEHPATIVVSVDNEAAGENVSRFLEHHRYQVTVEQADDAIHVIGRYGEDGQCELMPPSQPKALSGDRKILVMVTTNRIGHGDDELGEALLRNFLETLPEMGPDLWRLILVNGGVKLAVRGSAAITALRRLADAGVSILVCGTCLNHFHLLDQKEVGETTNMLDIVTSLQLADSVLNV; from the coding sequence ATGGCACGCGAACTGGACTGCCGGGGGCTGACCTGCCCGGGGCCGGTGATGCAAGTCCGGGAGATCCTGGAGAAGGAGCACCCGGCGACCATCGTCGTATCCGTCGACAACGAGGCGGCCGGGGAGAACGTGAGCCGGTTCCTGGAACACCACCGCTATCAGGTCACGGTGGAGCAGGCGGACGACGCCATCCACGTGATCGGCCGTTACGGCGAGGACGGCCAGTGCGAACTCATGCCACCCTCGCAGCCCAAGGCCCTCTCGGGTGACCGAAAGATCCTGGTCATGGTGACGACGAACCGCATCGGCCACGGCGACGACGAGTTGGGGGAAGCCCTCCTTCGCAACTTCCTCGAGACCCTGCCGGAGATGGGACCCGATCTGTGGCGCCTGATCCTCGTCAACGGCGGCGTCAAGCTGGCCGTCCGGGGCTCCGCGGCCATCACCGCCCTCCGACGACTGGCCGATGCCGGCGTCAGTATCCTGGTCTGCGGTACCTGCCTCAATCACTTCCATCTCCTGGACCAAAAGGAGGTGGGAGAGACGACCAACATGCTGGACATCGTCACGTCCCTCCAGCTGGCCGACAGCGTCCTCAATGTCTGA
- the selD gene encoding selenide, water dikinase SelD, which yields MTDDGTIRLTQTVKAAGCAAKLPPGDLDRALCGLDLPVDDNLIVGLERADDAGVYRISDDLALVQTLDFFPPMVDDPYTFGRIAAANALSDIYAMGGTPRTAMNIVAFPARRLDLSILRRVIEGGLHTLRQAGVVLVGGHSVDDPELKYGLAVTGFIHPGRVLTKRRLRAGDRLILTKPLGTGIVCTALKAGLADEATAERVIASMSALNRTAADLLRDFPVSACTDVTGFGFLGHLAEMVVDSGTGVQVRWAAVPVFPEALEWADMGLLPAGTYHNREFRGPFVTFAPDVPRNRRDVLFDPQTSGGLLVAVPAAEAEALQAALVARGVTEAAIVGEVIAEPRDRILVG from the coding sequence ATGACCGATGACGGGACAATCCGACTGACCCAGACCGTCAAGGCCGCCGGATGCGCCGCCAAGCTGCCGCCAGGCGATCTGGACCGGGCCCTGTGCGGCCTCGACCTCCCGGTGGACGACAACCTGATCGTCGGCCTGGAACGGGCCGACGACGCCGGGGTGTACCGGATCTCGGACGACCTCGCCCTCGTCCAGACCCTGGACTTCTTCCCGCCCATGGTCGACGACCCGTACACCTTCGGCCGGATCGCCGCGGCCAACGCCCTCTCCGACATCTACGCCATGGGCGGCACCCCACGAACGGCCATGAACATCGTGGCCTTTCCGGCCCGGAGGCTCGACCTCTCGATCCTCCGCCGCGTCATCGAGGGCGGTCTCCACACCCTGCGCCAGGCCGGAGTGGTCCTGGTGGGCGGACACAGCGTGGACGACCCGGAGCTCAAGTACGGCCTGGCGGTGACCGGCTTCATCCATCCGGGCCGGGTGCTCACCAAGCGGCGGCTGCGGGCCGGTGACCGGTTGATCCTCACCAAACCGCTGGGAACGGGGATCGTCTGCACCGCCCTCAAGGCGGGCCTGGCCGATGAGGCGACCGCGGAGCGGGTCATCGCCTCCATGTCCGCCCTGAACCGGACGGCGGCCGACCTCCTGCGCGATTTCCCGGTCAGCGCCTGTACCGATGTCACCGGCTTCGGCTTCCTGGGACACCTGGCCGAGATGGTGGTGGACTCCGGCACGGGCGTGCAGGTGCGGTGGGCGGCGGTTCCCGTCTTCCCCGAGGCCCTGGAGTGGGCCGACATGGGCCTCCTGCCGGCCGGGACCTATCACAACCGAGAATTCCGGGGGCCCTTCGTCACCTTCGCACCGGATGTCCCGAGAAACCGACGCGACGTCCTCTTCGACCCCCAGACCTCCGGCGGCCTCCTCGTGGCGGTGCCGGCGGCGGAAGCGGAGGCGCTGCAGGCGGCCCTCGTGGCCCGCGGTGTCACCGAAGCGGCCATCGTGGGAGAGGTCATCGCGGAACCCCGAGACCGGATCCTGGTGGGATGA
- the lpxD gene encoding UDP-3-O-(3-hydroxymyristoyl)glucosamine N-acyltransferase — MHETPKTMRLGDIAALVGGELHGPEGLEVSGLQALDRAGPDELSFVVSGRYREAAAASRAAALVLPADWAEPPDRPAVFVRDPYLAYAKIAQAFFEAPRAHTGVHPGARVAEGARVEEPVTVHAGAHVADGAVIRRGAVLHPGVVVGEGAEIGEETELFPNVVIYPGCRVGARVRIHAGAVIGADGFGYAQEEGRHVKIPQVGIVVIEDDVEIGANTTIDRAAFGETVIGRGTKIDNLVQVGHNVRIGPDCIIVAQVGISGSCRLGRGVMLGGQAGLSGHITLGDGVRVVAQSGLLQPVPAGETVAGTPAVRHRLWLRISQALRRLPDLAREVRDLARRLEALEQRRD; from the coding sequence ATGCACGAAACCCCGAAGACGATGCGGCTCGGCGACATCGCCGCCCTGGTGGGCGGAGAACTCCACGGCCCGGAGGGGCTCGAGGTCTCCGGCCTCCAGGCCCTCGACCGGGCGGGCCCGGACGAGCTGAGCTTCGTCGTGAGCGGCCGCTACCGAGAGGCCGCGGCGGCGAGCCGGGCGGCGGCCCTGGTCCTTCCGGCGGACTGGGCCGAGCCGCCGGACCGCCCGGCCGTCTTCGTGCGCGACCCGTACCTCGCCTACGCGAAGATCGCCCAGGCCTTCTTCGAGGCGCCCCGAGCCCACACCGGGGTCCACCCCGGGGCCCGCGTGGCCGAAGGGGCCCGGGTGGAAGAGCCCGTCACCGTACACGCCGGAGCCCACGTGGCCGACGGGGCGGTGATCCGCCGGGGCGCCGTGCTCCACCCCGGGGTGGTGGTGGGGGAAGGGGCCGAGATCGGCGAAGAGACCGAGCTCTTTCCCAACGTGGTGATCTACCCCGGCTGCCGGGTGGGCGCCCGGGTCCGCATCCACGCCGGGGCGGTGATCGGCGCCGACGGCTTCGGCTACGCCCAGGAGGAGGGCCGCCACGTCAAGATCCCCCAGGTGGGGATCGTGGTCATCGAGGACGACGTGGAGATCGGGGCCAACACCACCATCGACCGGGCGGCCTTCGGTGAAACGGTCATCGGCCGGGGCACCAAGATCGACAACCTGGTGCAGGTCGGCCACAACGTGCGCATCGGGCCCGACTGCATTATCGTGGCCCAGGTGGGCATCTCGGGCAGCTGCCGCCTCGGCCGGGGCGTGATGCTCGGAGGCCAGGCCGGGCTCTCCGGGCACATCACCCTGGGCGACGGGGTCCGGGTGGTGGCCCAGTCGGGGCTCCTCCAGCCCGTCCCGGCGGGAGAGACGGTGGCCGGGACACCGGCCGTCCGCCACCGGCTCTGGCTCCGGATCAGCCAGGCCCTGCGGCGGCTCCCCGACCTGGCGCGGGAGGTGCGGGACCTGGCCCGCCGCCTGGAGGCCCTGGAGCAGCGAAGGGACTGA
- the bamA gene encoding outer membrane protein assembly factor BamA, with translation MAARVARHLGLLLWALAAALSPAAAGAAPPAVVALAPLDWHGPSAQAGEAPRLAAALSRRLAEAGIPVKSLPGEADPAAARRLGATHLLSGSLNALGPARFAEMHLAALDSGAVFPLSAEAEAGAGSADRLAAALAGAVREAVAAPDRVLKVRVTGNRRIDAEVVLGAVKTRPGAPFSPKALSADLKAVFALGYFDDVRVEDEPGPKGHLVTFVVKEKPAIRSILFTGNKALKDKDLKAVLDLKPFTVVQEKALRENADKIEALYLTKGYVRTAVKPVVVKVSDRSADVRFEIEEGERILVKRIEIDGNEAFPDDTLKDLMETKEKGPRWLPTWRNIKALFGEEEAVLRWDTLERDAGRINAYYRNHGFIDARVGKPRVRQEGKWLYVTIPVEEGRRYRVGEVRIEESHFHDTSKILDRLETQRQEYFSQEVLRKDILTLTDIYADEGFASAEVDPRFQKDPAKGTVDITFHVETGPKVHFGRIEITGNTRTRDKVIRRELRVTELEPFTATGLRKSTDRLRRLGYFDDVDLTPSQGAREDVLDLAVKVKERLTGTFSVGAGYSSVDRLVFMADITQRNLFGRGQSLSFKGQLGSVSNRYTLSFTEPYFLDTRLSAGIDLYNWESDYDDYTRKSTGGALRFGYPLTDNLGFFWGGRIDNTTLSDVYDTSSVVIRDSLDIHTTRAVNLGLSYDTRNDYYNPTRGWTNSVSVEYAGDVLGGDAAYFKTQAVLGFYHPIWKNLVGHVKTGAGYVTFGRTGRLPVYERFFLGGIDSVRGYKYGRISPTDPTTGEYIGGNRMFYAQLEAIFPLVKDMGLNGVVFFDTGAVWQHGEKNDLRDLRKSVGFGIRWLSPMGPIRLEWGFNIDKKPGDDPNNWEFRMGGAF, from the coding sequence ATGGCCGCCCGAGTCGCCAGGCACCTCGGCCTCCTCCTCTGGGCGCTGGCCGCCGCCCTCTCCCCGGCGGCCGCCGGGGCGGCCCCGCCGGCCGTGGTGGCCCTCGCCCCCTTGGACTGGCACGGGCCGTCGGCACAGGCCGGCGAGGCGCCTCGGCTCGCCGCCGCCCTCTCCCGCCGCCTCGCCGAGGCCGGGATCCCCGTGAAATCCCTCCCCGGGGAGGCCGATCCGGCGGCCGCCCGCCGCCTCGGCGCAACACACCTCCTCTCCGGCAGCCTGAACGCCCTGGGGCCGGCGCGCTTCGCCGAGATGCACCTTGCGGCCCTCGACTCCGGGGCGGTCTTTCCCCTCTCCGCCGAGGCCGAGGCGGGCGCCGGATCGGCGGACCGCCTCGCCGCGGCCCTGGCCGGCGCCGTCCGGGAGGCCGTGGCCGCGCCGGACCGCGTCCTGAAGGTCCGCGTCACCGGCAACCGCCGCATCGACGCCGAGGTCGTGCTCGGCGCCGTAAAGACCCGACCCGGGGCCCCCTTCTCGCCCAAGGCCCTCTCCGCCGACCTCAAGGCCGTCTTCGCCCTGGGCTACTTCGACGACGTCCGGGTGGAAGACGAGCCGGGGCCGAAGGGCCACCTGGTCACCTTCGTGGTGAAGGAGAAGCCCGCCATCCGCAGCATCCTCTTCACCGGCAACAAGGCCCTCAAGGACAAGGACCTCAAGGCCGTGCTGGATCTCAAGCCCTTCACCGTGGTGCAGGAGAAGGCCCTGCGGGAGAACGCCGACAAGATCGAGGCCCTCTACCTCACCAAGGGCTACGTGCGCACCGCGGTGAAGCCGGTGGTGGTGAAGGTCTCGGACCGGTCGGCGGACGTCCGCTTCGAGATCGAGGAGGGCGAGCGGATCCTGGTCAAGCGGATCGAGATCGACGGCAACGAGGCCTTCCCGGACGACACCTTGAAGGACCTCATGGAGACCAAGGAGAAGGGCCCTCGATGGCTGCCCACGTGGCGGAACATCAAGGCCCTCTTCGGCGAGGAGGAGGCCGTGCTGCGCTGGGACACCCTCGAACGCGACGCCGGCCGGATCAACGCCTACTACCGGAACCACGGCTTCATCGACGCCCGGGTCGGAAAGCCCCGGGTCCGCCAGGAGGGCAAGTGGCTCTACGTCACCATCCCCGTGGAGGAAGGCCGGCGCTACCGGGTGGGCGAGGTCCGGATCGAGGAGTCCCACTTCCACGACACCTCCAAGATCCTGGACCGGCTCGAGACCCAACGGCAGGAGTACTTCAGCCAGGAGGTCCTCCGCAAGGACATCCTCACCCTCACCGACATCTACGCCGACGAGGGATTCGCCTCGGCCGAGGTGGACCCCCGCTTCCAAAAGGACCCCGCCAAGGGCACCGTGGACATCACCTTCCACGTGGAGACGGGGCCCAAGGTCCACTTCGGGCGCATCGAGATCACGGGCAACACCCGGACCCGCGACAAGGTCATCCGCCGGGAACTGCGGGTGACGGAACTCGAGCCCTTCACCGCCACCGGCCTCCGCAAGAGCACCGATCGCCTCCGGCGCCTGGGCTACTTCGACGACGTGGACCTCACCCCCTCCCAGGGTGCCCGGGAGGACGTCCTCGACCTCGCCGTGAAGGTCAAGGAGCGGCTCACCGGCACCTTCAGCGTGGGGGCGGGCTACAGCTCGGTGGACCGGCTGGTCTTCATGGCGGACATCACCCAGCGCAACCTCTTCGGGCGCGGCCAGAGCCTGTCGTTCAAGGGGCAGCTCGGCTCGGTCTCGAACCGCTACACCCTGAGCTTCACCGAGCCCTATTTCCTGGACACCCGGCTCTCCGCCGGCATCGACCTCTACAACTGGGAGAGCGACTACGACGACTACACCCGGAAGAGCACCGGCGGGGCGCTCCGGTTCGGTTACCCCCTCACCGACAACCTCGGCTTCTTCTGGGGCGGGCGCATCGACAACACCACCCTGAGCGACGTCTACGACACCTCGTCGGTGGTGATCCGCGACTCCCTCGACATCCACACCACCCGGGCGGTGAACCTGGGCCTCTCCTACGACACCCGAAACGACTACTACAACCCCACCCGGGGCTGGACCAACAGCGTCTCGGTGGAATACGCCGGGGACGTGCTCGGGGGAGACGCCGCCTACTTCAAGACCCAGGCCGTTCTGGGCTTCTACCACCCCATCTGGAAAAACCTCGTGGGCCACGTGAAGACCGGGGCCGGCTACGTCACCTTCGGCCGTACCGGGCGCCTGCCCGTCTACGAGCGCTTCTTCCTGGGGGGAATCGACAGCGTCCGGGGCTACAAGTACGGGCGAATCAGCCCCACCGACCCCACCACCGGGGAGTACATCGGCGGCAACCGGATGTTCTACGCCCAGTTGGAGGCCATCTTCCCCCTGGTGAAGGACATGGGCCTCAACGGCGTGGTCTTCTTCGACACGGGCGCCGTCTGGCAACACGGGGAGAAGAACGATCTGCGCGACCTTCGGAAATCCGTCGGCTTCGGCATCCGCTGGCTCTCGCCCATGGGCCCCATCCGCCTGGAGTGGGGCTTCAACATCGACAAGAAGCCCGGCGACGATCCCAACAACTGGGAGTTCCGCATGGGCGGGGCCTTCTAG